One stretch of Cryptosporangium aurantiacum DNA includes these proteins:
- a CDS encoding pirin family protein: MPAVTVDNPLALPRLAPVDPVVDRPRLVTSLTTAPQGYEGEGFPVRRAFAGVDLRALDPFIHMDQMGEVEYGAGEPKGTPWHPHRGFETVTYMIDGEMAHQDSNGGGGLITNGDTQWMTAGGGILHIETPPEHLVASGGLFHGLQLWVNLPRTLKFAQPRYQDIRGSKVALLSSDDGGALLRVIAGELAGHAGPGSTHTPITIVHATLSPGASVTVPWRRDFNALAYVLGGSGTVGAKGRPFHTGQLAVLEDGDTITVTANPTQESRTPNLDVVLLGGQPIREPVAMAGPFVMNTRAEVVKAFEDFRAGRLGSIPAADGAAS, encoded by the coding sequence ATGCCCGCCGTAACCGTCGACAACCCGCTCGCGCTGCCGAGGCTCGCTCCGGTCGATCCCGTCGTCGACCGCCCGCGGCTGGTGACCAGCCTGACCACGGCGCCACAGGGTTACGAGGGGGAGGGGTTCCCGGTCCGGCGGGCGTTCGCCGGTGTCGACCTCCGGGCCCTCGACCCGTTCATCCACATGGACCAAATGGGCGAGGTCGAGTACGGCGCCGGTGAGCCCAAGGGCACGCCCTGGCACCCGCACCGGGGCTTCGAGACCGTGACCTACATGATCGACGGCGAGATGGCCCACCAGGACTCGAACGGTGGCGGTGGCCTGATCACGAACGGCGACACCCAGTGGATGACTGCCGGTGGCGGGATCCTGCACATCGAAACGCCGCCCGAGCACCTGGTCGCGAGCGGCGGGCTGTTCCACGGCTTGCAGCTCTGGGTGAACCTGCCCCGGACGCTGAAGTTCGCGCAGCCGCGGTACCAGGACATCCGGGGGAGCAAGGTGGCGTTGCTCAGCTCGGACGACGGTGGGGCGCTGCTCCGCGTCATCGCCGGTGAGCTCGCCGGGCACGCGGGGCCGGGAAGCACGCACACGCCGATCACGATCGTGCACGCGACGCTGAGCCCTGGCGCCAGCGTGACCGTGCCCTGGCGACGTGACTTCAACGCGCTGGCGTACGTGCTGGGTGGCTCGGGAACCGTCGGCGCCAAGGGCCGTCCGTTCCACACCGGGCAGCTCGCGGTGCTGGAGGACGGCGACACGATCACGGTCACCGCGAACCCGACCCAGGAGTCCCGGACGCCGAACCTGGACGTCGTCCTGCTCGGTGGGCAGCCGATCCGCGAGCCGGTGGCGATGGCCGGGCCGTTCGTGATGAACACCCGCGCCGAGGTGGTGAAGGCGTTCGAGGACTTCCGCGCCGGCCGCTTGGGGAGCATTCCCGCAGCGGACGGCGCCGCGTCGTAA
- a CDS encoding VanZ family protein, which yields MVGGAWGNVVAVATIALVPAAGLVVALARWRTRRGSPHPWRWSFAEVGLVVGTAPWLWMILTPSGSGRSIEAVPLVGLLSQLSGEPAVAVEQIGGNLLVFAALGFCAPLRWDLRVTTVAALACAGSLAVEALQYALAIGRVTSVDDVLLNTVGATAAALSVHIMKRRQARPFLLEPGARPGRG from the coding sequence ATGGTGGGTGGCGCGTGGGGCAACGTCGTGGCGGTGGCGACGATCGCGCTGGTGCCGGCGGCGGGTCTCGTGGTGGCGCTGGCGCGGTGGCGGACCCGTCGCGGGTCGCCGCATCCGTGGCGGTGGTCGTTCGCCGAGGTCGGGCTCGTGGTCGGCACCGCGCCCTGGCTCTGGATGATCCTGACCCCGAGCGGATCGGGACGGTCGATCGAAGCGGTGCCCCTGGTCGGGCTGTTGTCCCAGCTCAGCGGTGAGCCCGCGGTCGCCGTGGAGCAGATCGGCGGCAACCTGCTGGTGTTCGCAGCGCTAGGGTTCTGCGCCCCGCTGCGCTGGGACCTCCGTGTGACGACGGTGGCGGCGCTCGCCTGCGCGGGCTCCCTCGCGGTCGAGGCTCTCCAGTACGCCCTGGCGATCGGCCGCGTGACGAGCGTCGACGACGTCCTGCTCAACACGGTGGGCGCGACCGCCGCCGCGCTCAGCGTCCACATCATGAAGCGCCGCCAGGCGCGCCCGTTCTTGCTCGAACCTGGAGCCCGTCCAGGGCGAGGCTGA
- a CDS encoding bifunctional diguanylate cyclase/phosphohydrolase — protein MTFSPASGDRRAVNHDGALPGGADQLAEDVENQRRAAAFVAHRKAVCRDELCRVSAVCALGWLIAYQLFAWAASGTWAAPLITDALYLLPIAAATLAGMFAARSSTGRIRLVWSWLAASHACWLAGELTCSVWGVWMSSDRAAAIVETDASIPLAEIGFTASYALLVPAAWVGFVETRKLWRARALLDAALVVLAVGSVAWRLLGGTDPVRADIVADLAYPAVGLVFVVALVGAGLAGHRGIPCSILLSIVGYLFGIVADAGYAFADANDTYSDASLVNLGWQAQAVLLTLGGLAAIRHPDVEPPAERFDHDRAFGAVLVSGLVVALLVGVDQIRNQKVDTVWLAVTGLVLTGLLVRQVLTTRERTRLAQELDRALQEQRRTAVTDGLTGLYNRPFFQALLGVEARRAMHGNGRAGLILVDLDSFAEINKVHGWATGDSVLVQVADRLRIAARPGDVLARYGGEEFACLLPQTGEEAAMEVAERFRQTLRRTSIVVGSGASVAVTGSFGVATAAGRPAEAPTDDVPETALDMERLVRDADRALSDAKGRGGDRVVVAGRADRRTLADDLDVPAELAWLADRVDRVLSDHEHSTAVARWCLLVGGYLALDHVELRQVVAAGRLHDIGKFGVGAAILQKTDPLTESEWGALRCHPEEGARLLRGVGGHAALAPLVAAHHERWDGLGYPAGIKGEDIPLGARIIAICDSWAAMRVDRPYAPALDARSARDEIERARGTQFDPIVVDAFLALLDQDLIDDPAPL, from the coding sequence GTGACGTTCTCGCCAGCCTCCGGCGACAGACGTGCGGTCAACCACGACGGCGCGCTCCCCGGGGGTGCCGATCAGCTGGCCGAGGACGTCGAGAACCAGCGTCGCGCGGCCGCGTTCGTCGCCCACCGGAAAGCGGTCTGCCGGGACGAGCTGTGCCGGGTGTCCGCGGTGTGCGCGCTGGGCTGGCTGATCGCCTACCAATTGTTCGCCTGGGCGGCCAGCGGCACCTGGGCCGCGCCGCTGATCACCGATGCGCTGTACCTGCTGCCGATCGCGGCCGCGACGCTCGCCGGTATGTTCGCGGCGCGCAGCAGCACCGGCCGGATCAGGCTGGTCTGGAGCTGGCTCGCCGCGTCGCACGCCTGTTGGCTGGCGGGCGAGCTGACGTGCAGCGTCTGGGGCGTCTGGATGTCGTCCGACCGGGCCGCGGCGATCGTCGAGACCGATGCGTCGATCCCGCTCGCCGAGATCGGGTTCACGGCCTCGTACGCGCTGTTGGTCCCGGCCGCGTGGGTCGGGTTTGTGGAGACCCGGAAGCTCTGGCGAGCCCGCGCGCTGCTGGACGCCGCCCTCGTCGTGCTCGCGGTCGGGTCGGTCGCGTGGCGCCTGCTCGGCGGCACCGACCCGGTACGCGCGGACATCGTCGCCGACCTCGCCTACCCGGCCGTCGGCCTGGTGTTCGTCGTCGCGCTCGTCGGTGCCGGACTCGCCGGCCACCGCGGGATCCCGTGCTCGATCCTGCTGTCGATCGTCGGGTACCTGTTCGGCATCGTGGCCGACGCCGGGTACGCGTTCGCCGACGCGAACGACACGTACTCCGACGCCAGCCTCGTCAACCTCGGCTGGCAGGCGCAGGCCGTCCTGCTCACGCTCGGCGGCCTCGCCGCGATCCGGCATCCCGACGTGGAGCCGCCGGCGGAACGGTTCGACCACGACCGGGCGTTCGGTGCGGTGCTGGTCTCCGGTCTGGTGGTGGCGCTGCTGGTCGGTGTGGACCAGATCCGGAACCAGAAGGTCGATACGGTCTGGCTCGCGGTGACCGGTCTGGTCCTCACCGGTCTGCTCGTCCGCCAGGTCCTCACCACCCGGGAACGGACCAGGCTCGCCCAGGAGCTCGACCGCGCGCTCCAGGAGCAACGGCGCACCGCGGTGACGGACGGCCTCACCGGCCTCTACAACCGGCCGTTCTTCCAGGCGCTCTTAGGGGTCGAGGCCCGCCGGGCGATGCACGGCAACGGACGGGCCGGGCTGATCCTCGTGGACCTCGATTCGTTCGCCGAGATCAACAAGGTTCACGGCTGGGCGACCGGTGATTCGGTGTTGGTGCAGGTAGCCGACCGGCTCCGGATCGCGGCCCGCCCCGGTGACGTCCTGGCCCGGTATGGCGGTGAGGAGTTCGCGTGTCTGCTGCCGCAGACCGGTGAGGAGGCCGCGATGGAGGTCGCCGAACGGTTCCGCCAGACGCTCCGTCGGACGTCGATCGTCGTCGGGAGCGGTGCCTCGGTGGCGGTGACCGGGTCGTTCGGCGTCGCGACCGCCGCCGGCCGACCCGCCGAGGCGCCCACCGACGACGTGCCGGAGACCGCCCTGGACATGGAGCGGCTGGTGCGGGACGCCGACCGAGCGCTCTCCGACGCGAAGGGCCGCGGCGGAGACCGGGTGGTCGTCGCAGGAAGAGCCGACCGGCGGACGCTCGCCGACGACCTCGACGTCCCGGCGGAGCTCGCGTGGCTCGCCGATCGGGTCGATCGTGTGCTCAGCGACCACGAACACAGCACTGCGGTGGCGCGATGGTGTCTGCTGGTCGGCGGATACCTGGCGCTCGACCACGTCGAGCTGCGCCAGGTCGTCGCGGCCGGACGCTTGCACGACATCGGGAAGTTCGGGGTGGGCGCCGCGATCTTGCAGAAGACCGATCCGCTCACCGAGAGCGAGTGGGGAGCGCTGCGCTGCCACCCGGAGGAGGGGGCACGGCTGCTCCGTGGCGTCGGCGGGCACGCGGCGCTCGCACCGTTGGTCGCGGCGCACCACGAGCGGTGGGACGGCCTCGGCTACCCCGCCGGGATCAAGGGTGAGGACATCCCGCTCGGTGCACGGATCATCGCGATCTGCGACAGCTGGGCCGCGATGCGCGTCGACCGGCCCTACGCGCCGGCCTTGGACGCCCGCTCGGCGCGCGACGAGATCGAACGCGCCCGTGGCACGCAGTTCGATCCGATCGTCGTCGACGCGTTTCTCGCGCTGCTGGATCAGGACCTGATAGACGACCCCGCCCCTTTGTAG